A single Tenacibaculum sp. 190524A02b DNA region contains:
- a CDS encoding HTTM domain-containing protein, with protein MTKISIQKYLQKNTDSAPLAVFRIFFGLLMFISLLRFWSKGWIEDLYIKPKFFFSFYGFEWVKPIGEYTYLLFIICIIASICITIGYKYRLAIISFFLCFTYIELMDKTHYLNHYYFVCIISFLLTLLPANAYFSLDAKLDKKKAFQEIPRWTIDSIKLMLCIVYFYAGLAKLNSDWLLRASPLNIWLPIRNTIPIIGEFMPKTWFHFAMSWSGAIYDLTIPFLLIFKRTRKIGFILVVVFHIFTRILFSIGMFPYIMIVATIIFFDKKVHHKILEVISSLFKISKECFDTNKAYISSRTQKITIIALAIFFTIQLLFPFRYLLYPGELFWTEEGYRFSWRVMLIEKAGYAEFKVIDKETKQHIYIDNQDYLTKIQEKQMSFQPDFILEYAHYLGDTFKKKGMKSPQVFVDSHVTLNGRLSTRFIEPTIDLYQQKDSFKHKNWIIPFNHEIKIKGL; from the coding sequence ATGACTAAAATTAGTATTCAAAAATACTTACAAAAAAATACGGATTCAGCTCCATTAGCTGTATTCCGTATTTTTTTTGGTTTATTAATGTTTATAAGTTTATTGCGGTTTTGGAGCAAAGGTTGGATTGAAGATTTATACATTAAACCAAAATTTTTCTTTTCTTTTTATGGTTTTGAATGGGTTAAACCTATAGGAGAATATACATACTTGCTATTTATAATATGTATAATAGCTTCTATTTGTATAACCATAGGGTATAAGTATCGCTTAGCTATTATTTCATTTTTTTTGTGTTTTACCTATATAGAATTAATGGATAAAACACACTATCTAAATCATTACTACTTTGTATGTATCATTAGTTTTCTTTTAACACTGTTGCCAGCCAATGCGTATTTTTCTTTAGATGCCAAATTAGATAAAAAAAAAGCTTTTCAAGAAATACCACGATGGACTATTGATAGTATTAAATTAATGCTATGTATTGTTTATTTTTATGCAGGTTTAGCTAAATTAAATTCAGATTGGTTATTGAGAGCTTCACCGCTTAATATATGGTTACCAATAAGAAATACAATTCCAATAATAGGAGAATTCATGCCTAAAACATGGTTTCACTTTGCCATGAGTTGGTCAGGAGCTATATATGACTTGACTATCCCTTTTCTTTTGATTTTTAAGCGAACACGAAAAATTGGATTCATTTTAGTAGTAGTATTTCACATATTTACAAGAATATTATTTTCTATAGGAATGTTCCCTTATATAATGATTGTAGCAACAATTATCTTTTTTGATAAGAAAGTACATCATAAAATTTTAGAGGTAATTTCTTCGTTATTTAAAATATCAAAAGAATGTTTTGATACTAATAAGGCATATATAAGTTCCAGAACTCAAAAAATAACTATTATTGCACTCGCAATATTTTTTACGATTCAATTACTTTTTCCTTTTCGATATTTACTATATCCAGGAGAACTTTTTTGGACTGAAGAAGGTTATCGTTTTTCTTGGAGAGTAATGTTAATTGAAAAAGCCGGATATGCCGAATTTAAAGTGATTGATAAAGAAACAAAGCAACATATATATATAGATAATCAAGATTATTTGACCAAAATACAAGAGAAGCAAATGAGTTTTCAACCTGATTTTATATTAGAATATGCTCACTATTTGGGGGATACTTTTAAAAAAAAGGGAATGAAATCGCCACAAGTTTTTGTAGATAGTCATGTAACATTAAATGGAAGGTTAAGTACTCGTTTTATAGAGCCTACCATAGATTTATATCAACAAAAAGATAGTTTTAAACATAAAAATTGGATTATACCTTTTAATCATGAAATTAAAATTAAAGGATTATAG